The genomic region TAGAACCGAAAAAGAAGTGGCCAAGTTATTACAGTCCTATACAGAAGCTGAACGCCAAAAAGTAGAGTCGATCACTATGGATATGTGGAGTGCATTTAAGACAACATCAGAAAAATATTTAGAAAATGCTCTAATAATTCATGATCGTTATCATATTGCTTCTCATATGGGAAAAGCATTAGAAACAACTCGGAGGGTTGAACAGAATTCACTAAAGGAAGATGAGAAAAAGAGTTTAAAAGGAATGCGCTTTTGTTTGCTAAGATCTATTGATAATAGAACGGAAAAAGACTTCACTAAGTTAGTTGGCTTTGAGTCGGGAAACTTGGATACCGCAAGAGTTTTTATGATGAAGGAGATGCTACGTGAACTTTATGAATCTCCCCTAACTGCCATGGAGGCACAAATATATTTCACCTCATGGATTGCTTTGGCTCGGGAGCAATCTATTGCGGGATTAACTCGTGTAGCTAAAACTATTGAAAACCATTTAGAGGGGATTTGCAATTATTTCCACAAGCGCTTGACCAACGCCATCGCCGAAACTAAAAACGGCTTTATTCAAGAATTAAAAACACGTGCCAGAGGCTTTATGAATTGGCGTAGATATCGTATTAATATCCTATTTCATTTTGGGAAACTCGATCTTGACCCACAATAAAAGTCATAGAGCCCTAAAAATAAAAAAGACAGTCAATATGAGTGCCTTTTCATTATAGTCGCTAATAGCTTAAGCTCTTCTTATTATCAGCTGAATCAGGCCTCCTGCTTTAACTTCGAATTTTCTTAGAAACCCCTGGGCTAACCTTTTCTATATCCGCTTCTCTTCTGCCAGCGTAAGTATTAAGCAAGAGATCTAAAGAAGTCACGGTTGGTTTCATCCACTGCCGTTTACTACCCGCTCGGTCAGCTATTTTTTTCATATAAAACTCACCGCAATATCAGTCTGAATCTGGACTTCTGCAA from Lentisphaera profundi harbors:
- a CDS encoding ISL3 family transposase, with translation MTTEKFYEQLLGVRLPWKIKTVDLSIIDERVDVYVEFQGKAQCPKCDKEASIHDYASSRSWRHLDSCHMKTFLHCRLPRTKCDRCKVKTLAPSWSVASSRFTLMFESFVIKVLLATKCDTQTAKILKLTQKEVLRIKNNAVDRGLKRRGELEAPEVLAIDEKSYGQGQKYITVLVDHDNDKVVELRPDRTEKEVAKLLQSYTEAERQKVESITMDMWSAFKTTSEKYLENALIIHDRYHIASHMGKALETTRRVEQNSLKEDEKKSLKGMRFCLLRSIDNRTEKDFTKLVGFESGNLDTARVFMMKEMLRELYESPLTAMEAQIYFTSWIALAREQSIAGLTRVAKTIENHLEGICNYFHKRLTNAIAETKNGFIQELKTRARGFMNWRRYRINILFHFGKLDLDPQ